The following are encoded together in the Anoplopoma fimbria isolate UVic2021 breed Golden Eagle Sablefish chromosome 13, Afim_UVic_2022, whole genome shotgun sequence genome:
- the tars1 gene encoding threonine--tRNA ligase 1, cytoplasmic produces the protein MLHQNRNIRQRHHPLPRTSTVLPGLAKVISQSEVNFSLVMADQAVVEKMSELKVDEKKKGGNEGAKDGGKKKTKGAAGDSGSRAELTPAPQYIDERLTLYTKLKAEHEALMAERAAKDSRAIKVTLPDGKVVDAESWKTTPYQVACGISQGLADNTVIAKVNNGVWDLDRPLEEDCSLQLLKFDDEEAQAVYWHSSAHILGEAMEKVYGGCLCYGPPIESGFYYDMFLENEGVSSNDFPCLETLCKKIIKEKQPFERLEIKKETLLEMFKYNKFKCRILNEKVTTPTTTVYRCGPLIDLCRGPHVRHTGKIKALKIHKNSSTYWEGKADMETLQRIYGISFPDSKMLKEWEKFQEEAKNRDHRKLGREQDLFFFHDLSPGSCFFLPKGAFIYNTLIEFIRSEYRKRGFQEVVTPNIYNSKLWQTSGHWQHYSDNMFSFEVEKETFALKPMNCPGHCLMFDHRPRSWRELPIRMADFGVLHRNELSGALTGLTRVRRFQQDDAHIFCTMDQIEEEIKGCLDFLRTVYEVFGFTFKLNLSTRPEKFLGDPEVWVQAEKQLENSLNDFGEKWVLNPGDGAFYGPKIDIQIKDAIGRYHQCATIQLDFQLPIRFNLSFVSQDGDDKKRPVIIHRAILGSVERMIAILTENYGGKWPLWVSPRQVMVVPVGPTCEEYAQKVKQEFHNSGFMTDVDLDPGCTLNKKIRNAQLAQYNFILVVGEKEKTSNTVNVRTRDNKVHGERTVEECIERLKQLKTCKSRNAEEDF, from the exons ATGTTGCATCAGAATCGCAATATCCGGCAACGTCATCATCCTTTACCCCGCACCAGCACTGTACTGCCGGGACTTGCAAAAGTTATCTCTCAAAGTGAGGTGAACTTTTCACTTGTTATGGCTGACCAGGCTGTCGTGGAGAAAATGAGCGAATTGAAAGTGGACGAGAAGAAAAAG GGGGGGAATGAAGGCGCTAAAGatggaggaaagaagaagactAAAGGTGCTGCTGGGGATTCTGGAAGCAGGGCTGAG CTGACACCAGCACCCCAGTACATTGATGAGCGACTTACTCTCTACACTAAGCTGAAAGCCGAGCATGAAGCTCTCATGGCAGAGAGGGCTGCGAAGGACAGCCGAGCCATCAAGGTGACTCTGCCCGACGGAAAGGTGGTGGACGCCGAGTCCTGGAAGACCACACCATACCAGGTGGCCTGTGGAATCAG CCAAGGCCTCGCCGACAACACAGTGATTGCTAAGGTGAACAACGGCGTGTGGGACCTGGACAGACCTTTGGAGGAAGACTGCAGCCTTCAGCTGCTCAAGTTTGATGATGAGGAGGCTCAAGCT GTTTACTGGCACTCCAGCGCCCACATCTTGGGTGAAGCCATGGAGAAGGTGTACGGAGGCTGCCTCTGCTACGGCCCCCCCATCGAGAGCGGCTTCTACTACGACATGTTCCTGGAGAACGA GGGCGTATCGAGCAATGACTTTCCGTGTCTGGAGACCTTGTGCAAGAAAATTATCAAGGAGAAGCAGCCGTTCGAGAGGCTGGAGATAAAGAAGGAAACTCTGTTGGAAATGTTCAAG TACAACAAGTTCAAGTGCCGCATTCTGAATGAGAAGGTTACCACTCCCACCACCACAGTTTACAG GTGTGGTCCCTTAATTGACCTCTGTCGTGGGCCCCATGTGAGACATACAGGAAAGATCAAGGCACTTAAGATCCACAAG AATTCGTCGACATACTGGGAGGGTAAGGCGGACATGGAAACCCTCCAGAGGATCTACGGAATCTCCTTCCCTGACTCCAAAATGCTGAAAGAGTGGGAGAAGTTTCAGGAGGAAGCCAAGAACAGAGATCACCGCAAACTGGGCCGG gaGCAGGACTTGTTCTTCTTCCACGACCTGAGTCCGGGGAGCTGCTTCTTCCTCCCTAAGGGTGCCTTCATCTACAACACCCTGATCGAGTTCATCAGA AGTGAGTACAGGAAGAGGGGTTTCCAGGAGGTGGTGACGCCCAACATCTACAACAGTAAGCTGTGGCAGACCTCCGGCCACTGGCAGCACTACAGTGACAACATGTTCTCCTTCGAGGTCGAGAAGGAGACCTTCGCCCTCAAACCCATGAACTGCCCGGGACACTG tCTGATGTTTGATCACCGGCCGCGCTCCTGGAGAGAGCTGCCCATCCGCATGGCCGACTTTGGCGTCCTGCACAGGAACGAGCTGTCAGGAGCCCTGACGGGCCTCACCCGGGTCCGCCGCTTCCAGCAGGACGACGCTCACATCTTCTGCACCATGGACCAG ATTGAGGAGGAGATCAAGGGCTGCTTGGACTTCCTGCGGACTGTGTACGAGGTGTTCGGCTTCACGTTCAAACTCAACCTTTCCACCAGACCAGAGAAGTTCCTGGGGGACCCGGAGGTCTGGGTCCAAGCAGAAAAG caaCTGGAGAACAGCTTGAATGACTTTGGGGAGAAATGGGTCCTGAACCCCGGTGACGGAGCGTTCTACGGGCCGAAG ATCGACATCCAGATCAAGGACGCCATCGGCCGCTACCATCAGTGTGCCACGATCCAGCTGGATTTCCAGCTGCCGATCCGCTTCAATCTCTCCTTTGTCAG ccaagatggcgacgacaaGAAGAGACCAGTGATCATCCACAGAGCCATCCTGGGATCAGTAGAGAGGATGATTGCAATTCTGACTGAGAACTACGGAGGCAAATG GCCGCTGTGGGTCTCTCCTCGTCAGGTGATGGTTGTACCCGTGGGCCCGACCTGTGAAGAATATGCTCAGAAG GTCAAGCAGGAGTTCCACAACAGCGGCTTCATGACCGACGTGGATCTGGACCCCGGCTGCACTCTGAACAAGAAGATCAGAAACGCACAGTTGGCGCAGTACAACTTCATCCTGG TGgtgggagagaaggagaagacgaGCAACACCGTGAACGTACGCACCCGGGACAACAAAGTCCACGGCGAGCGCACTGTGGAGGAGTGCATCGAGCGCCTGAAGCAACTCAAGACCTGCAAGAGTCGGAACGCTGAAGAGGACTTCTGA